Within Trichoderma atroviride chromosome 2, complete sequence, the genomic segment ATCGCACGCAGCCAACCTTCACATTTCATCCCATTTTACCCATCCCAATCTATTTGCATAACACTGCTCCTTTGATAAGGGTTTAGGCCCATGCAGCTCCAAAAAGGAGGGTCGTACCATGCAATCTTGGCCATGACGTCACGAGATTTACAGTAGCTGCTTcaattgttttttttttttttttgatttcttttttcccatttttttttctcttgcagAAAGAGATCTTCGATCGCATCGAAGCGTACCGtgcgaaaagggaaaaagaagtcTCCAcgtttgtttttttgcgtAATGCCAAATGCCAGAATGTCGATCAACTGTGTTTTTCGGTCGCAGCCAAGGACCCGACGATTGTTTTGTTCATCCGATCGCATGGGTTCCCGCATCCGTTTTgattaattttttttcttctcttttccaatgtttcttttcattctccgTTTCAATTTTGAGACATGGGGTGACACAATGTGATTCATGTGCAGCGCCGGGAAGAGATAAGATGCCATCATATGTCTCGCCTTTCCATCTCAATTACTAGCATGTGCTAATCTTCTCATCTCACCCAGCCTGTTTCAGCTCCGTCATCCCCTTCCAGCGATCTCTGATCCCCAAAAGCCCAGACCACGTTCCCCTCCACCGCCCAATAACCAATCCCCGAATCCTTGCCCGGTGAAGTCACCATTTTTCTTGCTTCCCATCCTTTCTGCCGTTCaattcttttccctctccgGCAAATGTGCCGTGAGCTGCCTTGCCTAGACCCAATCCAATCcattttttttgccttgtaCGTCACGCCACACTTTACTTGGCGAAGCTCCCTAACCCGCTTCAACCGCTTAAGCCACAATTTCTCTTCCAATGGATTGACTTTTTCAGCCCGGGCAGATCCTCATGAAACCACCCTATGCCATTAATTGTGGGGTtgctctttttattttctgaggggaaagaagggaaaggatGATGGATTGGGCATGTAACAAGAGATGGGCCTCGATCAACTCGGGCCTCCTCTCGGAtagaatttttttctttttctgcttaGTGCTCGGGATAGATTAGATTTAAACAGAAAAAGGCACCCGTTTTCCTGCCCTTGCATTTAatcatttttttctcgttttaATTGCTGTCTTACCGCCCCTTATCCAACTTCCTGCTTGCTCTTTATCTATTAAGCAATTCCGCTCTTGTTCCGTCTTGCACAAGCTGAACATGCTGTAACACCAACCCATGCTGCAGCTCGTATCCATATAGAAGCCCTGAGATCCTACATGACCAGCAGCCATCCATCCATATTACTCCCATCTCTTCAAACAACATCAAGGCCTCCACAATGAACGCCGCCGTCACTCCagccacaaccacaaccTCCACCACCATGCTCTCCGTGCCATCGGCAACCGGCACCGCCTCACATCCAGCCCGTCCCACCTTCAACTCCCAGCGAACCCAAGACCGCCTCCGCGAAGGCGAGGGTCTCTACTCCATGATCTTTCGCACCGACAGCAACCTGCAGCGAGGCCGGAAATCCATCTTCAAAGAGACGGGCTTGGACGACGACAGTGCCAGCGACTTTACCGACGCCTCAATCTCAATCCGGTCGCCGTCCATCACGTCTCCTTCGTCACAGGAGCTGTCGCCCTTTCTATCGCATGAAGGTCATCCTCAGGTTTGACCTCTAACATCATGGTATGTTTAGACTATTTTCTCATGCTTTGGTCCGTGCGATAACTGACAATTTCTAAAGACAATATCACGATTATTTCGATCAACTACACATGACCCTCCACAGTCGCTTTCAAGCCTAAATTGTCTGGCTATGATGCCACGGCGTTCACATGTCTTTCACTAAATACCCAATATATTTACTTCATAATTTCATAATTTATTATACATCTGCTCCACTGAATAAAATTGAATTCAGCTGCAACACCATCGTTTACGTGGCATCTGCGTTTCACGGGTACTCCATCTACAAGGGAAATGAAACAAAAGTGATCGTCAAGACtacgaggatgaagatgacgtcACAATATATCGCAAACATTTGAATATGTCTCAAATCATGAATAAATCAATATTGTACATATAATTCTTTCGATAAGAAATGCCATATCCAGAATACATTTCCGTGATACTAGTACACAAACAGGGGTATAAATAATTGTATAGCCTCGTAGGCCCGACGAAAAGAAAGGTACTCCAGTACGATACCACAAAGCTAATGGCGTGATATGTGTGtaaaaacaagaagccgCTTCAAAGCCGTTTCCTAATCCACCACAAAGCCTGTCTGGCAGGCAATGCTAAACTCGTCCACCCGATGATAAAATCCACGTAAATGTCAAACGCCGATGCCGTGCAACTCATCTGCTCTAAATGTCATCGACGATGACGATTAGAGGGAAAGAGtatgtaaaaagaaaaaagacaaaggaaacaGAGCGGTATGTAGAGCTTTCATATCAcatcttctgcagctcctctttTGGAACCGTACCAACAAAAGCACGGCTCAAAAACGTCAGCCAagtcttgttcttttccttcttttccttcttgttcttccccttctccttcttgcccATCGATTCCAGAGCACCATCTGCAACTTCGTCTGTGCCCGactcctcgtcctcgtcctcatcataTGCGTCCAATGCTTCGCTTTTGCCGCCGACATCTTTCTGGCCCATCTTATAGGCCAACCTTAGGAAGCTCTTTACTGTCAAATCAGGCAGCTTATAGGCCTTGTCGGTAAACGTGCTGTACTCGACTTCGTACTCAAAGTCGCGAGGGTTCGGCTTTCCATGCTTGGGCTCCTTGTGGTCATGCTTGCCCTTGCGCCACTTGCTGATGCCCAAAAAGCCAccaacatcgtcatcaggGATGTCGTCGTTGATGTGGGTGAGATTGGCATAGTACTGAGTATATCCAGTCAGGGTAAGCACTTGAGGAGCATAGGCAGGTCCAGGAAGCGAGCTCTTAGGCGGGTCAAGAGGAACTATCAGATCGTGGTCCTTGGGTGGCCTACGAGGGCCCTTGGAattcttgcccttcttcttcttaacaATCTCGACCAGTATCTCTTCCAAGTCTCCGTAATCGGGTGTGTCTTCTTCTGGCAGACCCAGTGGTGAAGAGGAATTGGCCAAGTCATATGCATCTCGCCACACAGGCGTGTCTTCGATTCCGGTAATATTGTACTCGACAATGCGAAGCGTGGGGAAATAATTCGGCACAACGCTTGGGCTAATCAAAGAAAGCTGAAACCGCTCGGCGTATTTACCGCCAATCTTGcggagctgcttcttcttcctgtgctttttgcccttcttttttctgttcttcttATCCGACTCTgctccttcatcatcaccaacgcTTGTCTCTTCGTCTAGTTCTCGAGCAACAGACTTGGGCAAGCCTGCCCACACATCTCGCAGTTCCTGGAGATAATCTTCCTTGGACGAGATTGATAGACCCTCATCTGGAGATCCGCGTGGGTTCAACTTGTCCAGACCCAATTCAGGGGTCAACTCCTTGACATCCTGAAGTAGGAAATGGTCGATATTCATGTGCCCGTATAGAGAGCCAACAACCACGTCACGATACTGTTTCAGCCACAGCGTATACTTTTGCCAGCAAGTTTCGTCCCAGTTTTGCTTGCTCTCCGTCCGCGCAGGCGGTACATGGCCCATGAGaatggccttgacgcccCGCTCTCTCAGGATTTGCAACTGCACGCGCAGCCACTCGAGATGCTTGTATCCAGGCTCCGAGGGATGGGCAcagccatcaacaccagcGTTTCGGTCGAAAAAGTACATTGTATTCAAGCTGAAAACAGCCAGGCGATTGGGAATGACCTCGACATAGAACCAGCCGCCAAAGGTAAATGAATGGCGCTGCTCTTCGGGAATGAATCGGGTCCAAATATCACTGTAAGCCGCAAACCACTTGTTGGGTCCTGGCAGCATGATATTGTGGGGGAGGAAGTCATTATTGCCAAATGTGGGCACGATGGGAATGCTCAGCCCATGCTGAGGTGTTGAGAAAGTTTCGATAAACTTGTCGGCAATGATTCGGTTTGTCCGCAGAATCTCAGGCTCGTGGCGCGGGTTCTGCTCGTCGCTGTCGTGCCTGGCCGAGTCGCCGGTCCAGATGACAAAGTCGATGTCGTCCTTGAGGTTCTCTTTGATCCAGGCAAAAGTCGCATTGACGAGCGAAAAGGGTGAGTCGCAGTCGGTTTTTTCGGCGCCGTACGATCCAGCCAGTCCCTTGCCGCGGTGGCAGGCGACGCTCTCCTCGGTGGAGGTGTGCACTCGATAGAGCTCGTCGGGATGGAAATCTGCATCAGGTATCAAAGTCAGCCCAGGATACCGCCAATCATGGCAGACCGATGCGATGTTGCATCTGGTGGATTGCAGAGATAAGGTCGATTGGTGGGCGGCAGAGCTGCAAAGTGCCTGATACAGCAGCGCCGCATAGATAACGCagacagaagcaaaagaagctttttgTGTGCCGTGTGTGTGCCAATGACATGCGCAAAAATCCTAGTTAGACGCACCTGAAATATGCAGGAACCGGCCGTTCAATTTCCGTGACGCAGCCTCAGTCCCGATCGGGCTCAAGACTTTTTGGTCGTCCAggccagatgctgcaggcaaggcaaggaCACCCGCATTCCACGATGCGagggccagcagcatcagccggCATTTCGTTTGATGGcgaaggccgccgccgccgtatTGGCGAGGCATCGTAGGAAAGAAATAGTAGTGCGAAGCCAAAGgaggatttttttttcttggcgCAGAATCTAGGTAGGTAGAAATAGGGTATCGTAGGGATGCGGTTTGTGGTTTGTTGAGTGCGCACAGGGTATTGCGAAGCGGAGACGGTAATAATGAAGAATGGGTGGTGGTAAAAAAGTGAAGAAATATACCAGAAAGCAAAtaaacaaggaaaaataaaacaagaaCTGAGAAACGCCGAGCTTAAAGATGCATGACTCTGGAGAGGCTGCCCAGCCAAATTTTTAAGGGTCCAGGGGCTGAGGAGAGTTTTTGACAGGCGGGAGGCAAGTTGGTGTACAGGCTCAGCCTATGAGGTCATCGGGCAACGCCAGCTGGATGGCCCaaacttttttcttcgccttggcCGCGTCTGCCCGCTGAGACAGTCCAGGCTCAGATGATTAAATAGTAGGCAGTAACGAGCACAAATTGGAAACAGAGAAAGATGATGAATGAACAGCCGTAACTAGACGTTCAccagggaaagaagaggagggatAAGAGAGCAGACAAGAGCGAGACTGCGTTCAAGATCGTGTGCGCAACTCTATTAATACCACGAATATCGTATGCCCCTCATCGGCAGTCGTCTATTACACCCCATGTTACCTCTCCAGTTCTTCATTTAAATCGCTCTCGTCTGTGATCCATTCTTCCCGTCTTCTGCAGGAAaagggccttgatggcccAGCCCAGGGTCCTGCTGATCCAATATATTTGTCCGAGATGCGATCCATCCGTCTCCACCGACAGACAGCCTAGCGGTTCAACGCTCGCGGCCATGGACCAACCAGAGAGACGCATCTGCAAAAcctcgtcgccatcggcTGGCTGCAAGGGAGGGCAGACGCTCTGGACTGGCGCAGATGAACCGCTCTGGCTGACTGCTTGACTCTTCGTCTCAATCTCACGCTCTCCCCACCAACCGCCATGGCTTGCTGTCTGTGTCTAGCTCCCGCCTAGCATTCCGAACAACCGGacccgtcgtcgtcgcccagAGCCAATGTCGACGCCGGTGCGCCTCCACGTGCGGCGACGAGACGCCCTCAGGCAAAGCCCAGCGTGCCACCAGGCGCAGCGAACAAGCTGCTAGAGCGTGAGCACGCGACTCTGCCTCTGCGTGTGAGGGGATGGAGAAGTGGAAAAAAGCCACCTATATCTCTCCTCATGCAAATGATTTCtggctgccttttctccaCTCTATTCTTGCCGTGTTGCTCGATCTATTTCTCTATTCGAGCTGGGGCTGGTGTGTGTCACTCACCCCATGCTGTGatacagaaaaaaaagaggactGGACATCGTGGCTGCGCATCCATCTGGGCTCACCTGAGCACTTTTAGAGCAGTGGGCGGATGACGCGCGACATGCGGCGGTTGGATGTACCTCAAGTCTGCGGTCGCGTGCACCAATGGATTTGCATCCAGACCTGCGGAAATGGCATCCAGAGCCATGGGGGTTGCGATGCTGGACGTTGGCTACTGCAGAGCTGATGTCACTTTGCGGGAGCGTGCATGTGCTCTTACCACATAGAAATATCCTGCGGCTCTGATACTGCGTCTACTGAACTGATGCTTGGATCAACAGTCAAAATCCCCAATATCTGCTGGCTTATTTGACCACTTTGCAGATCACAACACCGCCAGATGGTATGACGCTTTTAGTCTCAACCTCCATGCATGTATAAGACTTTTTGGCGTTGATGTCTCACCACTCAGCAGCCACCGCTGCTTTGGTTGGAGTCGTGCAACAAGCACCAGCATGTGTCCTATCATGAGCACGCATCTATATATCTGCTGTCACCCCCACCACCAACCACTCCATTGTCGATCCCCCGGCTCACGGGTTTTGCCACTGTATCACCTCTCAGCTTTCAGCTGTCTCGTACCGACTGCAGTCGGTCCAGTCATAGAGCTTGGCGAGACCCCCAGACGTCCGATAATCCCCAAGACAACTATGGCTGCAGGGCCAAGGTAAATCCCTCTTGGCTGGCGCACAGTGATATCATCTTGCCTAGTGGATGAAGACCGCCATTTTCTATCCAAAACAACATGACGATGCCAGAATAAACCGCCTCTCATGAATTCCCCGGCAATTTGGCTCTGTGCCCCGCTGCAAATACGGCACAATTGCCATCTCAAGATCACCGCCTACGCTAGTCCCAAATTGGATCCCATTCTCAACCCTCCACTTTTcatcagttttttttttcgcttcccttttctttcctttctcatCATCACGCAACACACTCAACATGAGCACCTGATTCAGGTGTGAGGCCTTCTCGTCATAACAGATACGTCGCAGTTTGGGTTTATCGTTGCTAGACGAAATATTTGCCGCTCGTTTGAGGGGAGCCATAGCTTTATTTTCCGTGATGGCTCCCCATGGTTTTTCGTGGCTACATGATTTGTGTTTCCGAGATAGTTTTGCAGCGACTGCGCGTAGCCAAGTGTGCCTAGTGTAAACTTCCCATGCGATTATATTTCTACCATATAATCCTCACTACTCCCCATGCGCTCTTCGTAGCTAAGTTGCACTCTAAAAGGCCCGAGTCTCAAAAGGAACCCGAGCCTCGACAGGAGCCTGAACCTCAGCAGCGATCTATACCCCAGCAAGGACTTGGATCTGGGCAACGACCCGAGTCTCAACAGTAACCAGGATCTGAGCAACGGTTTATATTTCAGCAGCGATCTATATCTCAGCAGTAAATGGGCCCGCAATCTGCAGATGGCCTCCAACCCAACGAGTCCTCTGTATATGAGCCGGCCTTTTTGGGGCTTGAGGTCAGAATGTTTACCCTTTTCATGTATATCCATGTCAATATCAGGCTGCCTAATTATGCACTGTACAGTAGACCAAGGGAAATTCTTGTCGAAAATCCACCCACAGGGTGTCGTTTCTCGCAGCATGTCTTTCTGCAACAAAGGcatcttgagcttctttgaCCAGCCCTGTAGTCACTCCCTTAGTGCAAAAATTGAAAAGTTTCCGGAAATCCAGGGCGCGGCACCAAGTGTTCTTCAGTATGTAAGCATCTTTGCTTGAACAACTGCTTATACAAGACCGAGCTGGGGATTTCTGCAGGGAAACTGCCAACGCTCATGCTCGCGTTCTAAGGGGCATCCctcttcgccatcttctttcatgAAAGATCTTTTGAGAATATCCCTTGAATCTCCAATATTAGACTTGGATTTGGAAGACTTTCCTATCTGTATACAATCCCACGCTATCCGACACTCTGGCCTCCAGAGACCAACAGTAAAACCTTAAATAGTCTCTATTAACTCATAGGCGTCCAAATATTCATGTTGGCACACATCTTCTGATGAGTTTCCCAAGATTTCATTGATTGATACCTCAGTTTTATGAAGAATATCGGCTCCTAGCCTTAGTAGGCATACGAGTATCGCGAAAGCACCAAATAGCGTCTCTCCATCAATACCTGACGCTCCCAAATGGTATGACAAGACTATTGTTAAATGAATGGCCCCAAGTGCCAGTTTGGTGCCACACTTGCCGCAATGCTGGATAAATAATCCACTGGGCTGGTGAATGTGTGGATTATAACTGCCAGGAAGAAAAATGGCCATAAGATTATGACAAACAGCTTGAACAGAGCTATGGCAAAATAGATGCTTTCAACCCATCGGGATACGACAGTTGCCGCTTTGAAAGAGCTGACGAATTATTGGAGAATCTGCATCCCATCGACCACAtatgtctttttcttctccggGAAATTTCTCATATTGACAAAGCCAGAACTGACAATCCTAGGCATGACATTGGTATGAGAGCGCAAGACAGATATTATCAGACAATCGAAGATAGTATGGCCCATGCTATCTTCGTTATTGCTAGAGACGGGGTATTGACCGCCTAGGCGGTTCATGAATGTAGCGAGTATTAGGCAGCATGTATTGCCGCCATCCAAATAGGTAGCCGCAAGATGATAGGAATTAATCTCAGTAAACTGTTCATGAACGCCTCGACCCTCTTTTAGAATTGATTCTACAAGTTCCAAGTTGCCGGCGATTATCGCAAACTTCAAAGGTTCCAGCCGTAGCGATCTTGAGTCTTTGATCAACGATTCGCTGATATATGAGCAGGAAACTAGCAAGCTGTCAAGAGGTAAAGATGTAAAAGTGCTCTCAGCCAGCGACTCTTGCATCAATTTCGTAAAAAGGTGGTCTGCCTGGTGTTCTGGTGGCCACACAGCTGGCAGCAATGGATCCTCACTAAGATGAAGCGGTGATCGAAGACCATCTTGTGGAGAGTTAAATTCCGCCTCCTCATTGCTAATATGGACGACCCATCGACAATATTGTGCGGGCCTGAGAGGTGGCTCATCatgagaagctgaagctgaaggagtGGGATGTTCTGCAAAGGATTTAAAGATTGAAGTAGGTGCCATCAACGATGTAATTGCCCCCCGTGGATATCATGTCTTTCGTCCATAGCCGAGAATTTTGCGTTGTCCAGTGCTTGGCTGTTACAACCGTATGGATCCAAAATTCGTATAAATAATTGACTAACGCTCTACTACGAGTTAGCGCTATCCTAGAGGCAGAAAGAGCACCCAAAGGCCTACATCCGATGATCTCTCTCGCAATTGAGAAAAAGTTCCCCGAAGCGACCTTGTAAAAACAAATTCAATTGATCTTGTATCTATTTTTGCCGAATTAGCTGCATGGACTGTGAGTGTACAGCGGTAGGATCCTCTAAGCTGTTGCCTGTTATGTAGTTTGGTGCAACAGGTCTGTCTTCAAAGGCGAGGGTTCATTTGGCAATCTGGCTATCGATCTAATAAGTGCGGTATAAGGATGACTCCAAGCACTTAGCCTACTGGGTAGAAAACACGTTTAGCGACTGATAACTTTTTGGACCCATTCTGATCTTACACTCCCGGCGCCATCGGTTCCACGATGTGACGACGAATTTTATCTCGCACATGTCTCTTGAGCTGTTTCGCGTCCACAGGTTTACCTTCTTAAAGTGTTACGTCTAAAATGCTTGCTCCCGTGCGGGCTCTTTTACCAAGGGCATTAATAACAGCGTCTTTCTCGCTACTTAGTACGCGCCTACGAACATTCCATTTACGGAGTTTATGCTCGAGTTCGTTCCCACTAAGAACATAGAATTATCGCAGTAGCAAAAAATACGACGCGCCAAGGCTATTGCAGGATAAATGCATAACTAACGCCATATGAAAAGCATATTTATCTTTCATGAACTCGGTAATTTGGCGTAGTGTCATACGCTTACCACCAGAGCCGTAGTTTCCCATGTATAGCTGGATAATGATTGGCTTGAGCTTTTCTAGTCTCTCTAGATTTCTCAAGCCGAGAAATTTCTCGTCGTTTGAGTGAGGAAGCAAATGTATGAGGTCCATGCTGAGTGAAATATCTTTATAATTGTGAGCTAAGAAAATACCCCTTGCGGAAATGATGCTTGGAGAGAAATTGTTCGAATGCCTAGGAATGAAGAGTTCAAAGTGTGCGAGAGTGTAGTCATACATGTTTCATTCACTTCACTTCTAGGAAAAACTGGGCTGATCCAATCCTTTCGAGTCGGGCTCGAGTCGGGCTCGAGTAGTACTAGAAATGAGCGGGCAACCAAGCCTCCAGCCTGATTGCGACACCCATATACAAAACCTCGCGGGTAAATCAACTTGGGCCGTTTTAAAGCAGTACGGCTAGAAATAGATTAATCCGACTAGGTCAACTAGCAGTAGGATACGTTTAGGTGTGTCCGGTAATCGTTCGGTGAGGTGGTGGAGAACCTTCACTTCCTCTTTCGGATATAGTCCCGGGATCTGATAGTATGCGACAAATCTAGGCTCCAGACTTTTGGGTTGATCCTGCGGCAGTTATCAAATACAGAACCTCGTTGAATAACAAGACCTCGTCGAATAACAAACCTCGTTGACCAACCTTAGTCTATCAAATTTTGTATCAAGGTGGATTTGGCAATGCTACAAAACCTCGCCAGCCAATCGGACTAGATTTATAGACAGCGGTGGAGCCTCTGCTCTATGTCCAGCGCATCTCTGAATCGCTCCGACACGTTATTGTCAAGTTTCCCACCCATGGCTCTGATGTGGCAGGTTCGACATTCATTCCAAAGGATGCAAAACGGGGCTGTCTTCTATTCATTTGTCCGCGGTGATTTCTAACTTGCCTTGATTTACCGTTGCCAGCTTAGTCACATTGCCAACCGAACTAGAACAAGAACAGCTTTGTTGCCTTTTCCAACAGACCATGTGCTGCTCTTTATATACTGCCTCTCCTTCTCTATGTATAAATTCCTTGAGCCATCTTCTCATCCAACACTCCATGTTCAATTCCTTTTAAGTTCGACTAAAAGGATTACATTATCTTGAAGAACGTTGGCTTTCTACTACATCTATTCCATTCATCTTATTCCGAATGGAACATCTGAGCCACCATTCTCTGACATCACATTGTAGAATGGCTGACCAGAATTCTGCGACCAAGCCATCTATGTAAGTTATAGAAAACGTTCTGGTGTTTAAATTGCATTCAGTCTCTTTTTCATTCTATACGTCTATATAAATTCTATTGAGAGTTTTTCTCTCaatcaattttttttttacatccACCTCCACTATCTTCTTCAAGCTACTAGCTGCAGTCTTTCAGCTGAGATATATTAGCCTTACATATATGGCTTTTCATATCTAACTCCAATTCTGTCTTTTTTCAGTACCGCGTCGGACACATGGAGCATCGCAGCAAGGAGCGGTTCTCCTCCCCCCGTTCCCCAAACGAATCACCACATAGCTGCGCAGCGAAATAGTGCCAGAGTTCCACATACATCACAGAATGGCAATAAAGATAAATCTCAGGATCATCTTCTATATGGCGTTGGCTCGCAGTTCTCTATTGCTGGTTTGTCATGCCATCTATGGATCGTTTTCTTATATTCATAATAGGAGCTAATAAACAATTTCTCTCTCAGAAGACAGGCCTAGTATTTCAATTTAGCCTTTGAGACTGCTACGCTCTCCGTCCTGTAAAGTCAGGCATTACATACGGGCGCCTAAGAAGACAAGGTGTCATTATAGCCAATGCTATACCATTAGGAGATTGATgcgttgttgtcgttgttgaTTGAGCGTCACCAGGGTATACACACGTTTTAGGTGGCATCTCGGTACCCCATCCATCAATGATGTATACGATGAGGTTAAACTGTCGGATACCCAAGAGAACATTGTTCAGAGAACAATTATATATTTGATGGCAGTTTGTATTTCTTCTGTTAGTCACCTGAATGAATGAACTCTCTTAAGGAAAGAAATATCCCGCATCCCAATTCTGTTATCTAGGAGCCCAGCTGTAGTAGtggcagtagtagcagtacctagcagcagtagtagcctACCTTATGTTATCCATCACTCCAGCTGGTTAAGAGAACTGGGATGCTGGATAAATTTCCACTTTATTTACACCAATTCTTTTGTGTATAATATTATGTGTAAAGCCGCTTCAAACTTTCAAACACCTGGAGTTAGAATAAGATTAGTACTAGCACACAAGGGCCGCTCTTAGTGAACTTTTTATCAGCTAACAGGGTGGATGTTCTAGCTGAGTGGGGACAGCAGCAGTCGAGGGAGCCCACGAAAGAAACGTAAAGAGAGTGCATGCAATCGATTCAATAAATCATTTACCAAAAATGTCATATATAGCAAGGAGCCATGATAGATAGC encodes:
- a CDS encoding uncharacterized protein (EggNog:ENOG41); translated protein: MNAAVTPATTTTSTTMLSVPSATGTASHPARPTFNSQRTQDRLREGEGLYSMIFRTDSNLQRGRKSIFKETGLDDDSASDFTDASISIRSPSITSPSSQELSPFLSHEGHPQV
- a CDS encoding uncharacterized protein (SECRETED:SignalP(1-32)); the protein is MPRQYGGGGLRHQTKCRLMLLALASWNAGVLALPAASGLDDQKVLSPIGTEAASRKLNGRFLHISDFHPDELYRVHTSTEESVACHRGKGLAGSYGAEKTDCDSPFSLVNATFAWIKENLKDDIDFVIWTGDSARHDSDEQNPRHEPEILRTNRIIADKFIETFSTPQHGLSIPIVPTFGNNDFLPHNIMLPGPNKWFAAYSDIWTRFIPEEQRHSFTFGGWFYVEVIPNRLAVFSLNTMYFFDRNAGVDGCAHPSEPGYKHLEWLRVQLQILRERGVKAILMGHVPPARTESKQNWDETCWQKYTLWLKQYRDVVVGSLYGHMNIDHFLLQDVKELTPELGLDKLNPRGSPDEGLSISSKEDYLQELRDVWAGLPKSVARELDEETSVGDDEGAESDKKNRKKKGKKHRKKKQLRKIGGKYAERFQLSLISPSVVPNYFPTLRIVEYNITGIEDTPVWRDAYDLANSSSPLGLPEEDTPDYGDLEEILVEIVKKKKGKNSKGPRRPPKDHDLIVPLDPPKSSLPGPAYAPQVLTLTGYTQYYANLTHINDDIPDDDVGGFLGISKWRKGKHDHKEPKHGKPNPRDFEYEVEYSTFTDKAYKLPDLTVKSFLRLAYKMGQKDVGGKSEALDAYDEDEDEESGTDEVADGALESMGKKEKGKNKKEKKEKNKTWLTFLSRAFVGTVPKEELQKM